One genomic segment of uncultured Desulfobacter sp. includes these proteins:
- a CDS encoding serine protein kinase PrkA, whose product MTMDTNTSSVDSDAVESVTQALDFLNRNIQDYQRHKPVSFQEFLQLLNANPSRILRNIFQSFHDMIKLHVTEIENDIDSSAITKYDTGTLFMEGSDTPYFPDMLFANRFVKQMDYLRHGNQQNRIYVFYGPHGCGKSTFLNNLLEKFEQYANTEEGLRYEVVWRLDVKTLKGREPSLMSLSSFEKLIQYIDSESTAIKPGTKQKKVELEGPEPEFIEIPCLCHDNPFLVIPKEQRRAVLDELIKNDEFKWKLFTEKQYEWVFKDEVCTVCTSIYQSLLERLGTPAKVFEMLYARPYYFNRRLGNGISVFNPGDRPLRRNVILNQMLQSRINELFRDSNVINYIYSSYAKIHNGIYALMDIKSHNVERMVELHNIISEAIHKVENVEEHVEALFFALMNPEDKENIKDFPSFKDRIQYIDIPYVLDLTTEVKIYLTIFGRHIESSFLPMVLENFARVIICTRIGKKSPALEQWIKDPKKYLNFCDESLILLLMEIFRGSIPKWLNDEDKKALDKKAMKKIIAESEEYGKQGLSGRDSIKLFDRFYSRFAKEGRHINMLDLCSFFNKLEDPTRQMIPSGFLSSLLRMYDYCILQQVKECLYYYNEEQIAKDIKNYISAVTNEIGAVVNCIFTKEEIHVTETFLETIEIRLLSESADAKRRQDLRLDVLKEYTGFTLSHEIMIEGKDITQTRLFKKLHERYVHNLKKQVLEPFIDNANFRRAIKDFDTENFKAHDKRIKRDVKFLIDNLVSKFEYSQQGANEICIYVIDNDLANKLKGT is encoded by the coding sequence ATGACCATGGATACCAACACCAGTTCTGTGGATTCTGATGCCGTTGAATCCGTAACCCAGGCCCTGGATTTTTTAAACCGGAACATCCAGGATTACCAACGGCATAAACCGGTATCTTTCCAGGAATTTTTACAGCTTCTTAATGCCAACCCTTCCCGGATTTTAAGAAATATTTTTCAGTCATTTCATGACATGATTAAACTTCATGTGACTGAAATAGAAAATGATATAGATAGTTCTGCCATTACCAAATATGATACCGGTACGCTTTTCATGGAAGGTTCCGATACACCGTATTTTCCGGATATGCTGTTTGCCAATCGGTTTGTGAAACAGATGGATTATCTGCGCCACGGTAACCAGCAGAACCGGATCTATGTGTTTTACGGTCCCCACGGATGCGGAAAATCCACTTTTTTAAATAATCTTCTGGAAAAATTTGAGCAGTATGCCAATACCGAAGAAGGGTTGCGCTATGAAGTGGTCTGGCGCCTGGATGTCAAAACACTTAAAGGTCGTGAACCGTCTTTGATGAGCCTTTCTTCTTTTGAAAAACTAATCCAGTACATTGACAGTGAATCAACGGCAATAAAGCCGGGCACAAAACAAAAAAAGGTCGAATTGGAAGGGCCGGAGCCTGAATTTATTGAGATCCCCTGCCTGTGCCATGACAACCCCTTTCTGGTGATACCCAAGGAGCAGAGACGCGCTGTTCTGGACGAATTGATCAAAAACGATGAGTTTAAATGGAAGCTGTTTACGGAAAAACAGTATGAATGGGTATTTAAAGATGAGGTCTGCACCGTGTGCACCTCCATTTACCAGAGCCTTTTGGAACGCTTGGGCACGCCTGCCAAGGTGTTTGAGATGCTATATGCCAGACCCTATTATTTCAACCGCCGCCTTGGCAACGGTATCTCCGTTTTCAACCCCGGGGACAGGCCGTTGCGGCGAAACGTTATCCTTAACCAGATGCTCCAGAGCCGAATTAATGAGCTTTTTCGTGATTCCAACGTTATTAACTATATTTATTCCTCCTATGCAAAAATTCACAACGGTATCTATGCTCTTATGGATATTAAGTCGCATAATGTCGAGCGCATGGTTGAGCTTCATAATATTATTTCAGAGGCGATTCACAAGGTAGAGAACGTAGAGGAACACGTGGAGGCGTTGTTTTTTGCTCTTATGAATCCCGAAGATAAAGAAAATATTAAAGATTTTCCCTCTTTTAAAGACCGTATTCAGTATATAGATATCCCATACGTTCTTGATTTGACCACCGAAGTTAAAATCTACCTGACCATTTTTGGCCGCCATATTGAAAGCAGCTTTCTGCCCATGGTGCTTGAAAATTTTGCAAGGGTTATTATTTGCACCAGAATCGGAAAAAAATCTCCTGCTTTAGAGCAATGGATAAAAGATCCAAAAAAATACCTGAACTTTTGCGATGAGAGTCTTATCCTGCTGCTTATGGAGATTTTCAGAGGAAGTATTCCTAAATGGCTGAATGACGAGGACAAAAAGGCGCTGGACAAAAAGGCGATGAAAAAAATTATTGCCGAGTCTGAAGAATATGGGAAACAGGGCCTGTCCGGTCGGGATTCCATTAAACTTTTTGACCGGTTTTATTCGAGATTTGCTAAGGAAGGCAGGCACATCAACATGCTTGATTTGTGTTCGTTTTTCAATAAACTCGAAGACCCTACACGCCAGATGATTCCCTCGGGGTTTTTGTCTTCACTTTTAAGGATGTATGACTATTGTATTCTCCAGCAGGTCAAAGAGTGTCTTTATTATTACAACGAGGAGCAAATCGCAAAGGATATTAAAAATTATATTTCCGCTGTGACCAATGAGATCGGCGCTGTTGTGAACTGTATTTTTACCAAAGAAGAGATTCATGTTACCGAAACATTTCTTGAAACCATTGAAATCAGGCTTCTGTCTGAAAGTGCCGATGCAAAAAGGCGCCAGGACCTGCGCCTGGATGTATTAAAGGAATATACAGGGTTTACGCTTTCCCACGAGATCATGATCGAAGGAAAGGACATTACCCAGACCCGGCTGTTTAAAAAACTTCATGAACGGTATGTGCATAACTTAAAAAAACAGGTGTTAGAGCCTTTTATTGACAATGCAAATTTCAGGCGGGCCATAAAGGATTTTGATACTGAAAATTTTAAAGCCCATGATAAACGCATTAAACGCGATGTGAAATTTCTTATTGATAACTTGGTTAGTAAATTTGAGTATTCACAGCAGGGTGCCAATGAGATTTGCATTTATGTGATTGATAATGATCTGGCCAATAAACTCAAGGGTACCTGA